From the genome of Streptacidiphilus rugosus AM-16, one region includes:
- the bioB gene encoding biotin synthase BioB: MDLLDTLVTKALDRELPTREEALAVLATTDDELLDVVAAAGRVRRAFFGRRVKLNYLVNLKSGLCPEDCSYCSQRLGSKAEILKYTWLKPDQAAAAAKAGVAGGAKRVCLVASGRGPTDKDVDRVADTIAAIKEENEQVEICACLGLLSDGQADRLRDAGVHAYNHNLNTSESTYEDICSTHDFADRVDTVQKAQAAGLSACSGLIAGMGESDNDLVDVVFALRELGSDSVPVNFLIPFEGTPLAKEWNLTPQRCLRILAMVRFCFPDMEVRIAGGREVHLRTLQPLALHLANSIFLGDYLTSEGQAGQADLDMIADAGFVIEGSDEATLPRDRDREHAATAVRRRGAGTDLPPNA, encoded by the coding sequence ATGGATCTGCTCGACACCCTCGTGACCAAGGCGCTCGACCGCGAACTGCCCACCCGTGAGGAGGCACTGGCCGTCCTCGCGACCACCGACGACGAGCTGCTCGACGTCGTCGCCGCCGCGGGCCGGGTACGGCGCGCCTTCTTCGGTCGCCGCGTGAAGCTCAACTACCTGGTCAACCTCAAGAGCGGCCTCTGCCCCGAGGACTGCTCCTACTGCTCACAGCGACTGGGCTCGAAGGCCGAGATCCTCAAGTACACCTGGCTCAAGCCGGACCAGGCCGCCGCCGCGGCGAAGGCCGGCGTGGCGGGCGGCGCGAAGCGCGTCTGCCTGGTGGCCAGCGGACGCGGGCCGACGGACAAGGACGTGGACCGGGTCGCCGACACCATCGCGGCGATCAAGGAGGAGAACGAGCAGGTCGAGATCTGCGCCTGCCTCGGCCTCCTCTCCGACGGCCAGGCCGACCGCCTGCGCGACGCCGGTGTGCACGCCTACAACCACAACCTCAACACCTCCGAGTCCACCTACGAGGACATCTGCTCCACGCACGACTTCGCGGACCGCGTCGACACCGTGCAGAAGGCGCAGGCCGCGGGCCTGTCCGCCTGCTCGGGTCTGATCGCGGGCATGGGCGAGAGCGACAACGACCTGGTCGACGTCGTCTTCGCGCTGCGCGAGCTGGGCTCCGACTCGGTGCCGGTCAACTTCCTGATCCCGTTCGAGGGCACCCCGCTGGCCAAGGAGTGGAACCTCACCCCGCAGCGCTGCCTGCGCATCCTCGCGATGGTCAGGTTCTGCTTTCCCGACATGGAGGTCCGCATCGCCGGTGGCCGCGAGGTGCACCTGCGGACGCTGCAGCCGCTGGCGCTGCACCTGGCCAACTCGATCTTCCTGGGCGACTACCTGACCAGCGAGGGCCAGGCCGGACAGGCCGACCTCGACATGATCGCCGACGCGGGCTTCGTCATCGAGGGCTCGGACGAGGCCACGCTGCCGCGCGACCGCGACCGCGAGCACGCCGCCACGGCCGTCCGCCGCCGCGGCGCCGGCACGGACCTGCCGCCGAACGCGTGA
- a CDS encoding adenosylmethionine--8-amino-7-oxononanoate transaminase, which produces MNTEELLSLDRAHVWHPYGAMPGAAEPYPVASAKGVRLRMARPVEGRDELIDGMSSWWSAIHGYGHPVLDEAVREQLGRMSHVMFGGLTHEPAVRLAAKLVELTPEPLQHVFLADSGSVSVEVAAKMCLQYWRSQGRPEKHRLLTWRGGYHGDTFHPMSVCDPEGGMHQLWSGVLPRQIFADAPPDGFDAPLDPAYLAQLDELLSRHAGEAAAVIVEPVVQGAGGMRFHSPAYLQALRELCDTHDVLLVFDEIATGFGRTGALFAADHAGVSPDVMCVGKALTGGYLTLAAALCTTRVAEGISRGEVPVLAHGPTFMGNPLATAVANASIELLLAQDWQQEVKRISAGLSAGLAPAAELPGVREVRVLGAIGVVQLDHEVDMRAATAAAAREGVWLRPFRDLVYTMPPYVTGDADLAALCAGVRAAAQAG; this is translated from the coding sequence GTGAACACCGAGGAACTGCTGTCGCTCGACCGTGCCCACGTCTGGCACCCCTACGGGGCGATGCCGGGCGCGGCCGAGCCCTACCCCGTGGCCTCGGCCAAGGGCGTCCGGCTGCGGATGGCCCGGCCGGTCGAGGGCAGGGACGAGCTGATCGACGGCATGTCGTCGTGGTGGTCGGCGATCCACGGCTACGGCCACCCGGTGCTGGACGAGGCGGTCCGCGAGCAGCTCGGGCGGATGAGCCACGTGATGTTCGGCGGGCTCACCCACGAGCCCGCCGTCCGGCTGGCGGCGAAGCTGGTCGAGCTGACGCCGGAGCCGCTGCAGCACGTGTTCCTGGCGGACTCGGGCTCGGTCTCGGTCGAGGTCGCCGCCAAGATGTGCCTGCAGTACTGGCGTTCGCAGGGCCGACCGGAGAAGCACCGGCTGCTGACCTGGCGCGGCGGCTACCACGGCGACACCTTCCACCCGATGTCGGTCTGCGATCCCGAGGGCGGTATGCACCAGCTCTGGAGCGGCGTGCTGCCGCGCCAGATCTTCGCGGACGCGCCGCCGGACGGCTTCGACGCCCCGCTGGACCCTGCCTACCTCGCCCAGCTGGACGAGCTGCTGTCACGTCACGCCGGGGAGGCGGCGGCCGTGATCGTCGAACCGGTCGTGCAGGGGGCGGGCGGGATGAGGTTCCACTCCCCCGCGTACCTCCAGGCGCTGCGCGAACTCTGCGACACGCACGACGTGCTGCTGGTCTTCGACGAGATCGCCACCGGCTTCGGCCGCACCGGCGCGCTCTTCGCCGCCGACCATGCGGGCGTCTCCCCGGACGTGATGTGCGTCGGCAAGGCGCTCACCGGCGGCTATCTGACCTTGGCCGCGGCACTCTGCACGACCCGGGTGGCCGAGGGGATCAGCCGCGGCGAGGTGCCGGTGCTCGCGCACGGGCCGACCTTCATGGGCAACCCGCTGGCGACGGCGGTCGCGAACGCCTCGATCGAGCTGCTGCTGGCGCAGGACTGGCAGCAGGAGGTCAAGCGGATCTCGGCCGGCCTGTCCGCCGGTCTGGCGCCGGCGGCCGAGCTGCCGGGCGTGCGCGAGGTGCGGGTGCTGGGCGCGATCGGCGTGGTGCAGCTCGACCACGAGGTCGACATGCGCGCCGCGACCGCCGCCGCCGCACGGGAGGGCGTCTGGCTGCGCCCGTTCCGCGACCTCGTCTACACCATGCCGCCGTACGTCACCGGCGACGCCGACCTGGCCGCCCTCTGCGCGGGCGTCCGCGCGGCGGCCCAGGCCGGCTGA
- the bioD gene encoding dethiobiotin synthase, which yields MSTILLVTGTGTEIGKTVTTAAVAALARAAGRSVAVLKPAQTGMAPGEPGDLSEVLRLAGEVTVSELGRFPEPLAPATAAARSGLPPVTPRQTAAEAARLAEGHDLVLVEGAGGLLVRFDAAGTTLADVPAELAALGHRAEALVVVTAGLGTLNTAALTAEALRARSVPLHGLVIGGWPEAPDLAMRCNLDDLPVVADAPLLGALPENCAGPGVTADAFLPVARASLAPALGGVWTRPEA from the coding sequence GTGAGCACCATCCTTCTCGTCACCGGCACCGGCACCGAGATCGGCAAGACCGTCACCACCGCCGCCGTCGCCGCCCTCGCCCGCGCGGCGGGGCGCAGCGTCGCGGTGCTGAAGCCCGCGCAGACCGGGATGGCGCCGGGCGAGCCGGGCGACCTGAGCGAGGTGCTGCGGCTGGCGGGCGAGGTGACCGTCAGCGAGCTGGGCCGCTTCCCCGAGCCGCTGGCCCCGGCGACCGCCGCCGCGCGCAGCGGACTGCCGCCGGTGACGCCGCGTCAGACCGCCGCGGAGGCGGCCCGGCTGGCCGAAGGCCACGACCTGGTGCTGGTCGAGGGCGCGGGCGGGCTGCTGGTCCGCTTCGACGCCGCGGGCACGACCCTCGCCGACGTCCCCGCCGAGCTCGCCGCGCTCGGGCACCGGGCGGAGGCGCTGGTCGTGGTCACGGCCGGGCTGGGCACGCTGAACACCGCCGCGCTGACGGCCGAGGCGCTGCGGGCCCGGTCGGTGCCGCTGCACGGCCTGGTCATCGGCGGCTGGCCGGAGGCACCCGACCTCGCCATGCGCTGCAACCTCGACGACCTCCCGGTGGTCGCGGACGCCCCGCTGCTCGGCGCGCTGCCGGAGAACTGCGCGGGTCCGGGCGTCACCGCCGACGCCTTCCTGCCCGTCGCCCGCGCCTCGCTCGCCCCCGCGCTGGGCGGCGTCTGGACCCGCCCGGAGGCCTGA